From Lagopus muta isolate bLagMut1 chromosome 12, bLagMut1 primary, whole genome shotgun sequence, one genomic window encodes:
- the ZNF507 gene encoding zinc finger protein 507 isoform X1 produces the protein MEEGSSVAVLMPNIGEQEAVLISETVIGPTLQNSEDQRKCKTDPLIHVIQKLSKIVESEKSQRCLLIGRKRSHSDASAQSFDTDLCEIPAKAIELSVIATKKTEELKADYFVTECLPQSKKKVTCYQCSLCKFLSPSLLTLQEHIKQHGQKNEVILMCSECHFTSKNQEELESHFQNHHENEGKNSIQTNVQRCVNASSSLLQGTVEGNAKSGAGNTECKDTTQSSHISEMGRRKWYTYEQYGMYRCLICRYTCGQQRMLKTHAWKHAGEVNCSYPIFEEENETANLSETAVTHTPHSMDTVVLSLENNELDIHSEPTLQLQICNSERLSCKSPVGTNVKEDEMINQSVVHSPTTEETVSDTEQDNLITDSLLSSAQKIINCSPNKEGHVNVIVERLPGAEESVLQKSYLMNTDIETEKKLISEESHVTSEEPNGVYHSGEIQEVIIGWNNTEKKDNELSSIKNVTTDENAPPVRRRTNSESLRLHSLAAEALVTMPIRAAELTKSSLRTLTGEDSVDADTGQGEADGPGMARSRVVSSLKNPSEEFSGLNQSECAIVEIQKERPELSEAPIKMGISMSLLTVIEKLKERTDQNASDDDILKELQDNAQCQNANDANIPGSNLVEYIPNVDRPYRCRLCHYSSGNKGYIKQHLRVHRQRQPYQCPICEHIADNSKDLESHMINHCKTRMYQCKQCEESFHYKSQLRSHEREQHGLPDIYSTSTSNKLIVSSEVDEREGSKSSVQKLYRCDVCDYTSTTYVGVRNHRRIHNSDKPYRCRVCDFATTNMNSLKCHMRRHPQEHQAVQLMEQYKCSLCGYVCSHPPSLKSHMWKHASDQNYNYEQVNKAINDAISQSSRFQGQLPDKTLLEGTEESTVSILGSSDNLVSFTESINQTNNEISGSDENEKPNLMNTSCSLEKNSTLPHLGTEYCVLLFCCCICGFESTNKENLLGHMKEHEGEIINIILNKDHSTNQNTI, from the exons ATGGAAGAAGGAAGTAGCGTTGCAGTATTGATGCCAAATATTGGAGAACAGGAGGCTGTACTGATTTCTGAAACAGTCATTGGCCCAACATTGCAAAACAGTGAAGAtcagagaaaatgtaaaactgATCCATTAATCCATGTTATCCAAAAGCTAAGCAAAATAGTCGAAAGTGAGAAATCACAAAGATGCCTTTTAATAGGGAGAAAACGTTCCCATTCTGACGCTTCTGCACAGTCCTTTGATACAGATCTTTGTGAAATCCCAGCTAAAGCAATTGAGCTATCTGTTATTGCTACTAAAAAGACTGAAGAGTTAAAAGCTGACTATTTTGTGACTGAATGTCTtccacaaagcaaaaagaaggtGACGTGCTACCAGTGCAGTCTATGTAAATTTCTATCACCTTCTCTCTTAACGCTACAAGAACATATAAAACAACATGGGCAGAAAAACGAAGTGATACTGATGTGCTCAGAATGCCATTTTACTTCTAAAAACCAAGAAGAACTTGAATCTCACTTCCAAAATCACCATGAGAATGAAGGTAAAAATAGCATCCAGACAAACGTGCAGCGGTGTGTAAATGCATCAAGTTCGCTTTTGCAAGGGacagtggaaggaaatgccaaaTCAGGGGCTGGAAATACAGAATGTAAAGATACCACTCAGTCTAGTCACATATCTGAAATGGGTAGGAGGAAATGGTATACTTATGAGCAGTATGGCATGTACCGATGTTTGATTTGTCGGTACACCTGTGGTCAGCAACGAATGTTGAAAACACACGCTTGGAAACATGCAGGTGAAGTTAATTGTTCCTATCCTAtctttgaggaagaaaatgaaactgccAACTTGTCAGAGACAGCTGTAACTCATACACCTCATAGCATGGATACAGTTgttctttctttggaaaacaatGAACTAGATATCCATAGTGAACCTACTCTTCAGCTTCAGATTTGCAATTCTGAGCGACTGTCGTGCAAATCACCAGTAGGAACAAATGTAAAAGAGGATGAGATGATAAATCAGTCTGTAGTGCATTCTCCTACTACAGAGGAGACTGTTTCAGATACAGAACAGGATAATTTGATAACTGATAGCCTACTTTCATCAGCACAGAAAATCATTAATTGTAGCCCAAATAAAGAGGGTCACGTTAATGTAATAGTCGAGCGTTTGCCAGGTGCTGAAGAAAGTGTCTTACAAAAGTCTTACTTGATGAACACTGacattgaaacagaaaaaaaattaatctcgGAGGAATCCCATGTTACCTCTGAAGAGCCCAATGGAGTTTATCATTCAGGTGAAATCCAAGAAGTAATAATAGGATGgaataatactgaaaaaaaagacaatgaatTAAGCTCTATAAAAAATGTAACAACTGATGAAAATGCACCTCCTGTACGAAGAAGGACAAATTCAGAGTCCTTACGACTACACTCACTAGCTGCAGAAGCTCTTGTTACGATGCCtatcagagctgcagagctaaCAAAGTCTAGCTTGAGGACTTTGACTGGGGAAGACTCTGTGGATGCAGATACAGGGCAGGGAGAGGCTGATGGTCCAGGCATGGCTCGTTCTAGAGTGGTATCCTCACTTAAGAATCCATCAGAGGAGTTTTCTGGCTTAAACCAAAGTGAATGTGCAATAGTTGAGATACAGAAAGAAAGGCCAGAGTTATCAGAAGCACCAATTAAAATGGGCATCAGTATGTCTCTACTCACTGTCATTGAAAAACTGAAGGAGAGGACAGATCAAAATGCTTCTGATGATGACAttttgaaagaattacaagacaACGCACAATGCCAAAATGCAAACGATGCAAATATTCCAGGAAGTAACCTGGTAGAATATATACCTAATGTAGACCGACCCTACCGCTGTCGCCTCTGCCACTACAGCAGTGGTAATAAGGGCTACATAAAACAACACTTGAGAGTCCATCGTCAGAGGCAGCCCTATCAGTGTCCTATCTGTGAACACATTGCTGACAATAGTAAGGATTTAGAGAGCCACATGATCAACCACTGCAAAACAAGAATGTATCAGTGCAAGCAATGTGAAGAATCTTTTCATTATAAG AGCCAACTGCGAAGTCATGAGAGAGAGCAACATGGTCTTCCAGATATCTATTCAACATCCACGTCTAACAAACTAATAGTTTCCAGTGAAGTAGATGAAAGAGAAG gaAGTAAGTCTTCAGTTCAGAAACTGTATAGATGTGATGTATGTGACTACACCAGCACAACTTACGTTGGCGTACGAAATCACAGACGAATTCATAACTCTGATAAGCCATACAG ATGTCGAGTATGTGACTTCGCCACCACAAATATGAATAGCTTGAAATGCCATATGAGGCGTCACCCCCAGGAGCATCAGGCAGTGCAGCTAATGGAACAGTACAA GTGTTCTCTCTGTGGATATGTGTGTAGCCATCCTCCTTCCCTGAAGTCCCACATGTGGAAACATGCAAGTGACCAAAATTATAACTACGAACAAGTCAACAAGGCTATTAATGATGCAATTTCACAAAGCAGCAG GTTTCAAGGACAGCTTCCTGACAAAACCTTATTAGAAGGCACAGAAGAAAGTACAGTATCTATTCTAGGAAGTTCAGACAACCTGGTGTCTTTTACAGAGTCTATTAACCAGACTAATAATGAAATTTCAGGttctgatgaaaatgaaaagcctaATTTGATGAATACCTCATGCAGTTTAGAAAAGAACTCCACTCTACCCCATCTTGGCACAGAATACtgtgttcttctcttctgctgctgcatttgtgGTTTTGAGTCTACcaacaaagaaaatctgctgGGTCACATGAAAGAACATGAGggtgaaataataaatattatccTAAATAAGGACCACAGCACAAATCAGAACACAATCTAG
- the ZNF507 gene encoding zinc finger protein 507 isoform X2: MEEGSSVAVLMPNIGEQEAVLISETVIGPTLQNSEDQRKCKTDPLIHVIQKLSKIVESEKSQRCLLIGRKRSHSDASAQSFDTDLCEIPAKAIELSVIATKKTEELKADYFVTECLPQSKKKVTCYQCSLCKFLSPSLLTLQEHIKQHGQKNEVILMCSECHFTSKNQEELESHFQNHHENEGKNSIQTNVQRCVNASSSLLQGTVEGNAKSGAGNTECKDTTQSSHISEMGRRKWYTYEQYGMYRCLICRYTCGQQRMLKTHAWKHAGEVNCSYPIFEEENETANLSETAVTHTPHSMDTVVLSLENNELDIHSEPTLQLQICNSERLSCKSPVGTNVKEDEMINQSVVHSPTTEETVSDTEQDNLITDSLLSSAQKIINCSPNKEGHVNVIVERLPGAEESVLQKSYLMNTDIETEKKLISEESHVTSEEPNGVYHSGEIQEVIIGWNNTEKKDNELSSIKNVTTDENAPPVRRRTNSESLRLHSLAAEALVTMPIRAAELTKSSLRTLTGEDSVDADTGQGEADGPGMARSRVVSSLKNPSEEFSGLNQSECAIVEIQKERPELSEAPIKMGISMSLLTVIEKLKERTDQNASDDDILKELQDNAQCQNANDANIPGSNLVEYIPNVDRPYRCRLCHYSSGNKGYIKQHLRVHRQRQPYQCPICEHIADNSKDLESHMINHCKTRMYQCKQCEESFHYKSQLRSHEREQHGLPDIYSTSTSNKLIVSSEVDEREGSKSSVQKLYRCDVCDYTSTTYVGVRNHRRIHNSDKPYRCSLCGYVCSHPPSLKSHMWKHASDQNYNYEQVNKAINDAISQSSRFQGQLPDKTLLEGTEESTVSILGSSDNLVSFTESINQTNNEISGSDENEKPNLMNTSCSLEKNSTLPHLGTEYCVLLFCCCICGFESTNKENLLGHMKEHEGEIINIILNKDHSTNQNTI; the protein is encoded by the exons ATGGAAGAAGGAAGTAGCGTTGCAGTATTGATGCCAAATATTGGAGAACAGGAGGCTGTACTGATTTCTGAAACAGTCATTGGCCCAACATTGCAAAACAGTGAAGAtcagagaaaatgtaaaactgATCCATTAATCCATGTTATCCAAAAGCTAAGCAAAATAGTCGAAAGTGAGAAATCACAAAGATGCCTTTTAATAGGGAGAAAACGTTCCCATTCTGACGCTTCTGCACAGTCCTTTGATACAGATCTTTGTGAAATCCCAGCTAAAGCAATTGAGCTATCTGTTATTGCTACTAAAAAGACTGAAGAGTTAAAAGCTGACTATTTTGTGACTGAATGTCTtccacaaagcaaaaagaaggtGACGTGCTACCAGTGCAGTCTATGTAAATTTCTATCACCTTCTCTCTTAACGCTACAAGAACATATAAAACAACATGGGCAGAAAAACGAAGTGATACTGATGTGCTCAGAATGCCATTTTACTTCTAAAAACCAAGAAGAACTTGAATCTCACTTCCAAAATCACCATGAGAATGAAGGTAAAAATAGCATCCAGACAAACGTGCAGCGGTGTGTAAATGCATCAAGTTCGCTTTTGCAAGGGacagtggaaggaaatgccaaaTCAGGGGCTGGAAATACAGAATGTAAAGATACCACTCAGTCTAGTCACATATCTGAAATGGGTAGGAGGAAATGGTATACTTATGAGCAGTATGGCATGTACCGATGTTTGATTTGTCGGTACACCTGTGGTCAGCAACGAATGTTGAAAACACACGCTTGGAAACATGCAGGTGAAGTTAATTGTTCCTATCCTAtctttgaggaagaaaatgaaactgccAACTTGTCAGAGACAGCTGTAACTCATACACCTCATAGCATGGATACAGTTgttctttctttggaaaacaatGAACTAGATATCCATAGTGAACCTACTCTTCAGCTTCAGATTTGCAATTCTGAGCGACTGTCGTGCAAATCACCAGTAGGAACAAATGTAAAAGAGGATGAGATGATAAATCAGTCTGTAGTGCATTCTCCTACTACAGAGGAGACTGTTTCAGATACAGAACAGGATAATTTGATAACTGATAGCCTACTTTCATCAGCACAGAAAATCATTAATTGTAGCCCAAATAAAGAGGGTCACGTTAATGTAATAGTCGAGCGTTTGCCAGGTGCTGAAGAAAGTGTCTTACAAAAGTCTTACTTGATGAACACTGacattgaaacagaaaaaaaattaatctcgGAGGAATCCCATGTTACCTCTGAAGAGCCCAATGGAGTTTATCATTCAGGTGAAATCCAAGAAGTAATAATAGGATGgaataatactgaaaaaaaagacaatgaatTAAGCTCTATAAAAAATGTAACAACTGATGAAAATGCACCTCCTGTACGAAGAAGGACAAATTCAGAGTCCTTACGACTACACTCACTAGCTGCAGAAGCTCTTGTTACGATGCCtatcagagctgcagagctaaCAAAGTCTAGCTTGAGGACTTTGACTGGGGAAGACTCTGTGGATGCAGATACAGGGCAGGGAGAGGCTGATGGTCCAGGCATGGCTCGTTCTAGAGTGGTATCCTCACTTAAGAATCCATCAGAGGAGTTTTCTGGCTTAAACCAAAGTGAATGTGCAATAGTTGAGATACAGAAAGAAAGGCCAGAGTTATCAGAAGCACCAATTAAAATGGGCATCAGTATGTCTCTACTCACTGTCATTGAAAAACTGAAGGAGAGGACAGATCAAAATGCTTCTGATGATGACAttttgaaagaattacaagacaACGCACAATGCCAAAATGCAAACGATGCAAATATTCCAGGAAGTAACCTGGTAGAATATATACCTAATGTAGACCGACCCTACCGCTGTCGCCTCTGCCACTACAGCAGTGGTAATAAGGGCTACATAAAACAACACTTGAGAGTCCATCGTCAGAGGCAGCCCTATCAGTGTCCTATCTGTGAACACATTGCTGACAATAGTAAGGATTTAGAGAGCCACATGATCAACCACTGCAAAACAAGAATGTATCAGTGCAAGCAATGTGAAGAATCTTTTCATTATAAG AGCCAACTGCGAAGTCATGAGAGAGAGCAACATGGTCTTCCAGATATCTATTCAACATCCACGTCTAACAAACTAATAGTTTCCAGTGAAGTAGATGAAAGAGAAG gaAGTAAGTCTTCAGTTCAGAAACTGTATAGATGTGATGTATGTGACTACACCAGCACAACTTACGTTGGCGTACGAAATCACAGACGAATTCATAACTCTGATAAGCCATACAG GTGTTCTCTCTGTGGATATGTGTGTAGCCATCCTCCTTCCCTGAAGTCCCACATGTGGAAACATGCAAGTGACCAAAATTATAACTACGAACAAGTCAACAAGGCTATTAATGATGCAATTTCACAAAGCAGCAG GTTTCAAGGACAGCTTCCTGACAAAACCTTATTAGAAGGCACAGAAGAAAGTACAGTATCTATTCTAGGAAGTTCAGACAACCTGGTGTCTTTTACAGAGTCTATTAACCAGACTAATAATGAAATTTCAGGttctgatgaaaatgaaaagcctaATTTGATGAATACCTCATGCAGTTTAGAAAAGAACTCCACTCTACCCCATCTTGGCACAGAATACtgtgttcttctcttctgctgctgcatttgtgGTTTTGAGTCTACcaacaaagaaaatctgctgGGTCACATGAAAGAACATGAGggtgaaataataaatattatccTAAATAAGGACCACAGCACAAATCAGAACACAATCTAG